A single region of the Drosophila miranda strain MSH22 chromosome 2, D.miranda_PacBio2.1, whole genome shotgun sequence genome encodes:
- the LOC108155928 gene encoding probable ubiquitin carboxyl-terminal hydrolase FAF isoform X4 — MTFDTRRQTTGQPTSSATTTATTTTSPAQSSMSGMGTTGGAGTGTVTSASSGTVTVTTSTSSMPSSAGSSAGGGSSAGGGIDTTSSSSSSGGGGGGGSGNNQEQTPASTSADADSVVGSSSVSSVDSIVTIVPPEKLISLFPTTKLRSLTQKISNPRWVVPVLPEQELEVLLNAAIELTLAGVDHDCEPCVEFYRNGLSTSFAKILTDEAVNSWKYNIHHCILVSCGKLLHLIAIHMVRDNPYLLDLLAIVFDPENKFNAFNAARQPECFATPDCIWGPLDSNKLYARPPPEPKSARGWLVDLINRFGQLGGFDNLLERFNKGLELLKRNQNKVPAIKSGGSSSSEGGEEGGQDNRLTLAVIYSLLRPFGQCHELLTPATIAKYFMPTWNVVLDLLDSFTDEELKREVKPEGRNDYINGIVKSARFLAGRLSGQEDLIRDLEMFRLKMILRLLQVSSFNGKMNALNEINKVLTSVAYYSHRSQPLPHSLPEDDMDWLTAERMAQWIKASDVLGIVLKDSLHQPQYVEKLEKIIRFLIKEQALTLDDLDAVWRAQAGKHEAIVKNVHDLLAKLAWDFTPEQLDHLFEAFQASMTTANKRQRERLLELIRRLAEDDKNGVMAQKVLKLFWTLAHSKEVPPEVLDQALGAHVKILDYSCSQERDAQKTIWLDKCVGELKAGDSWVLPALRLIRDICCLYDTTPNHAPRTQTSTNRQQVIERLQNEYSLVILVTNSLTAYMEKVRQLVAETPGLEPAAILIDNRFPHQAQISERLEFLKFLLKDGQLWLCADQAKQIWHCLAVSAVFPSDREECFRWFGKLMGEEPDLDPGINKDFFENNILQLDPHLLTESGIKCFERFFKAVNSKEDKLKAIHRGYILDNEDLIGKDYLWRVITTGGEEIASKAIDLLKEVSTALGPRLLENISEFHEMFIGECCSRLRTHYGNIVILGNTQLQEEADDPNNQADNSNDSKDTKMRFIEAEKMCRIIKVLQEYIKECDRSFSGDRIHLPLSRVTRGKNTSLYIRFQNPGRPIDDLEIVTHSNETVAAFKRNLLKRIKGTSTTNIKVDLFYTNGEMIEVSDEINPLYQYTIRDKMILTAKLTPVGSGLASDLDSSSDSSTGSPPRPCPDMQRVESESTLPGVIISQNYQYTEFFLKLYQLGSELEHGRLRDSAKVLLHLLPCDRQTMRQLQLMCRVPKAAQEKAVAKDGEAADETAGETEGESCTPEQMYLHPTPAQVLYNLSVLHGLLIPALEPLGESALQVQSAWMHSGCAHFVLELLTKNNFLPSADMHTKRASFQCVLRLAKLFLYIVGSVLSRVGDEPMICDYDNGARSQVDILKQNFSSTPNSSQGTLRAISAKLAVLLAREMLSASQEGERCRALFSSTLQWSCPDISTIKAVVQLAWASSCGNLQALGSSNGCDFEDEVVVPDSQDFSMCKEALEVLTISFILNPSANEALSGDANWAKFITSIVLKNPLRHVRQVASEQLFLASTYCAGDRRPFIYMVNLLVSALKTLVPQYEATCAEFFSVLCRTLSYGCIYNWPLQIGEDLLGDEIKWLQKIRENVKATGDTQVHEELLEGHLCLAKELMFFLVPDSKAQLNELIHELIDDFLFTASREYLHLRRHGTLRQDTVPPPVCRSPHTIAAACDLLIALCQLCVPNMKLLTNTLIDFVCTDTDPLREWDYLPPVGARPSKGFCGLKNAGATCYMNSVLQQLYMVPAVRVGILKAHGAATNDGEDFSGDSEMTTASLGAAFFSVPSAAIVSFSASLAGEDESTSVRKNYHVVILKHVQAIFAHLGHSALQFYVPRGLWTHFKLQGEPVNLREQQDAVEFFMSLFESLDEGLKALGQPQLMNATLGGSFSDQKICQECPHRYSKEEPFSVFSVDIRNHSSLTESLEQYVKGELLEGADAYHCDKCDKKVVTVKRLCVKKLPPVLAIQLKRFEYDYERVCAIKFNDYFEFPRILDMEPYTVSGLAKLEGEVVEVGDNCQTNVETTKYELTGIVVHSGQASGGHYFSYILSKNPANGKCQWYKFDDGEVTECKMHEDEEMKAQCFGGDYMGEIYDNNLKRMQYRRQKRWWNAYMLFYTRCDQTPVPFEPSVEQLSLTESRNMVLPLPKPIERSVRHQNIRFLHSRSIFSVEFFNFIKKLVSCSIPSARSDKITPAAEELSLLGVQLASQFLFHTGFRTKKSLRGPVIEWYDTLSHHIRSSALVRKWFANHALLSPPSRLGEYILMAPSPEVRAVFVKLVVFFCHFAINDDPLVGYEGTNLCEQVLISVLRLLKSEAADYGKHLPHYFSLFSMYVGLGTREKQQLLKLNVPLQFMLVALDDGPGPSIKYQYPEFSKLHQVVSHLVRCSDVSDKCQSSNQTGSPQASPLPNPFKDSSVAHEELTPLSSECMDLLFNRTGYIKKVIEDTNVGDEGLKLLQYCSWENPHFSRAVLTELLWQCGFAYCHDMRHHTDLLLNILLIDDSWQHHRIHNALNGVAEEREGLLDTIQRAKTHYQKRAYQIIKCLTQLFHKSPIALQMLNTNPTISRHWSIAVEWLQDELERQRGIGCQYNSYSWSPPAQSNDNTNGYMLERSLSAKNTWNLAYELCPEEVSEKTDQDENNESDLDSNLDENKQEAGQQQQQPTAAQTETGTSGSDPTPENKPNAIINSDQSTWPTRIETNPIPRLSRQLFGAYTSTGGSSPFGTVAPTVISSAATTGGTTGGGATTGSGANSETESSAQETTTVETTANINGLTNSLDHIEISSVKKGLRNRTAATKGGKLPPVMFPHHHHQQVTTAELPQHPQHSQQQQQHPQQKLKLQSHQLQLQQQQPQLQLQLQPKQQQQLLQQQQLQQQQQQQQQQQQLRGDISKSSSSRLI, encoded by the exons ATGACGTTCGATACGCGCAGGCAAACCACTGGACAGCCGACCAGCAGCGCAACTACAACAGCCACAACCACCACGAGTCCGGCTCAGAGTTCCATGTCGGGAATGGGGACAACAGGAGGAGCTGGAACGGGAACTGTCACTAGCGCTAGCTCAGGGACTGTCACAGTcacgacatcgacatcgagcATGCCGAGCAGTGCGGGAAGCAGTGCTGGGGGAGGTAGCTCTGCCGGAGGTGGCATAgacaccaccagcagcagcagcagcagcggcggcggtggcggtggcggtagCGGCAACAATCAGGAGCAAACGCCGGCCAGCACAAGTGCAGACGCTGACAGTGTGGTCGGATCGTCGTCGGTCAGCAGTGTGGACAGCATCGTCACAATAGT GCCACCAGAGAAGCTGATATCATTGTTTCCCACAACCAAACTGCGATCGCTGACCCAAAAGATATCCAATCCCCGATGGGTGGTGCCCGTACTGCCCGAGCAGGAACTAGAGGTGCTCCTAAACGCAGCCATTGAGCTGACCCTAGCCG GCGTGGATCACGACTGCGAGCCGTGTGTGGAGTTCTATCGGAATGGGCTGAGCACTTCGTTTGCAAAGATCTTAACGGATGAGGCTGTCAACTCGTGGAAGTACAACATCCATCATTGCATCCTGGTGTCCTGCGGCAAGCTGTTGCATCTCATTGCCATACATATGGTGCGTGACAATCCCTACCTGCTCGATCTGCTGGCCATTGTCTTCGATCCGGAGAATAAGTTCAATGCGTTCAATGCGGCCCGCCAGCCGGAATGCTTTGCGACGCCCGACTGCATCTGGGGACCGCTGGACAGCAACAAGTTGTACGCGAGGCCGCCGCCAGAGCCGAAGAGTGCACGCGGCTGGCTTGTGGATCTCATAAATCGCTTCGGACAGCTGGGTGGCTTCGACAATCTGCTTGAGCGATTCAACAAGGGGCTGGAGCTGTTGAAGCGTAACCAAAATAAGGTACCGGCCATCAAGAGTGGCGGATCCTCCTCCAGCGAAGGCGGCGAGGAGGGCGGACAGGACAATCGTTTGACTCTGGCGGTGATATACAGCCTTTTGCGGCCGTTTGGCCAGTGTCACGAGCTCCTCACGCCCGCCACCATTGCCAAGTACTTTATGCCCACTTGGAATGTGGTCCTCGATCTGCTGGACAGCTTCACCGACGAGGAACTGAAGCGCGAGGTGAAGCCCGAGGGGCGCAACGACTACATTAATGGCATAGTAAAGTCTGCGCGTTTCCTGGCGGGCCGCCTGTCCGGCCAGGAGGACCTTATACGCGACCTGGAGATGTTCCGCCTGAAGATGATCCTTCGCCTGCTGCAGGTCTCCAGCTTCAATGGCAAAATGAATGCCCTGAACGAGATCAACAAGGTTCTGACCTCGGTGGCCTACTACTCGCATCGCTCTCAACCACTGCCACACTCCCTGCCCGAGGACGATATGGACTGGCTGACGGCGGAGCGCATGGCCCAGTGGATCAAGGCATCCGATGTGCTGGGCATCGTACTCAAAGACTCGCTGCATCAGCCGCAGTATGTGGAAAAGCTGGAGAAAATCATACGCTTCCTGATCAAAGAGCAGGCCCTAACGCTGGACGATCTGGATGCCGTGTGGCGTGCCCAGGCGGGCAAGCACGAGGCCATCGTAAAGAACGTGCACGATCTGTTGGCCAAACTGGCCTGGGACTTCACGCCCGAACAGCTGGATCATCTCTTCGAGGCGTTTCAG GCCAGCATGACGACGGCCAACAAGCGTCAGCGAGAGCGTCTGCTGGAGCTTATCCGGCGCTTGGCCGAGGACGATAAGAACGGTGTGATGGCCCAGAAGGTGCTCAAGCTGTTCTGGACGCTGGCCCACAGCAAGGAGGTGCCGCCGGAGGTGCTCGACCAGGCCTTGGGGGCGCACGTCAAGATCCTCGACTACAGCTGCTCGCAGGAGCGCGACGCCCAGAAAACTATTTGGCTGGACAAGTGCGTGGGCGAGCTAAAGGCCGGCGATTCGTGGGTGCTGCCCGCCCTGCGGCTGATCCGTGACATCTGTTGCCTGTACGACACGACGCCCAATCATGCGCCGCGCACGCAGACGTCCACCAACCGCCAGCAGGTGATCGAGCGGCTGCAGAACGAGTACTCTTTGGTCATCCTGGTCACCAACAGCCTTACCGCCTACATGGAGAAGGTGCGCCAGCTGGTGGCCGAGACGCCAGGCCTGGAGCCCGCCGCGATACTGATCGACAATCGGTTTCCCCATCAGGCGCAGATCTCCGAGCGCCTCGAGTTTCTCAAGTTCCTGCTGAAGGACGGGCAGCTCTGGCTGTGCGCCGATCAGGCGAAACAGATCTGGCACTGTCTGGCGGTGAGCGCGGTGTTTCCGTCGGATCGCGAGGAGTGTTTCCGCTGGTTCGGTAAACTGATGGGCGAGGAGCCGGACCTTGATCCGGGCATCAACAAGGACTTCTTCGAGAACAACATCCTGCAGCTGGACCCGCATCTGCTCACGGAGAGCGGCATCAAGTGCTTCGAGCGGTTCTTCAAGGCCGTCAACTCGAAGGAGGACAAGCTGAAGGCCATCCATCGGGGCTATATACTGGACAACGAGGATCTCATAGGCAAGGACTATCTGTGGCGCGTGATAACCACCGGCGGCGAGGAGATTGCCAGCAAAGCAATCGATCTCCTGAAGGAAGTGTCCACCGCCCTGGGGCCCCGACTGTTGGAGAACATTTCCGAGTTCCACGAGATGTTCATCGGCGAGTGCTGCTCGCGTCTGCGCACCCACTATGGCAACATTGTGATCCTGGGCAACACGCAGCTGCAGGAGGAGGCGGACGACCCCAACAACCAGGCGGACAACTCGAACGACTCGAAGGACACAAAGATGCGGTTCATCGAGGCGGAGAAGATGTGCCGCATCATCAAGGTTCTGCAGGAGTACATTAAGGAATGCGATCGCTCGTTCAGCGGCGATCGCATCCACCTGCCCCTCAGCCGCGTGACGCGTGGCAAGAACACTAGTCTGTACATCCGGTTCCAGAATCCCGGACGACCCATTGACGACCTCGAGATTGTGACGCACAGCAACGAGACGGTGGCGGCCTTCAAGCGGAATCTACTGAAGCGCATCAAGGGCACCTCCACCACCAACATCAAGGTGGATCTGTTCTACACCAACGGGGAGATGATCGAGGTCTCCGACGAGATCAATCCCCTCTACCAGTACACAATACGCGACAAGATGATCCTCACCGCCAAACTCACGCCCGTGGGCTCTGGCCTCGCCAGCGACCTGGACTCCTCCAGCGACTCGAGCACCGGCTCCCCGCCACGGCCCTGCCCCGACATGCAGCGCGTGGAGTCTGAGAGCACCCTCCCCGGGGTGATTATCTCCCAGAACTATCAGTACACGGAGTTCTTTCTGAAGCTCTATCAACTGGGAAGCGAGCTGGAGCACGGTCGCCTGCGGGACAGTGCCAAGGTGTTGCTGCATCTGCTGCCCTGCGACAGGCAGACCATGCGGCAGCTACAGCTGATGTGTCGCGTGCCCAAGGCAGCACAAGAGAAGGCAGTCGCCAAGGACGGGGAGGCGGCAGATGAGACGGCAGGCGAGACTGAAGGG GAGAGCTGCACCCCCGAACAGATGTACCTGCATCCGACGCCCGCCCAAGTGCTGTACAACCTTAGTGTGCTGCATGGCCTGCTGATACCCGCCTTGGAACCGCTGGGAGAGTCGGCGCTGCAGGTGCAGTCCGCCTGGATGCACTCGGGGTGCGCCCACTTTGTGCTGGAGCTGCTGACCAAGAACAACTTTCTGCCCAGCGCCGATATGCACACGAAGCGTGCttccttccagtgcgtgctgCGGCTGGCCAAACTGTTCCTCTACATTGTCGGGAGCGTGCTGTCGCGCGTGGGCGATGAGCCGATGATCTGCGACTATGATAATGGAGCCCGCTCCCAGGTGGACATACTGAAGCAGAACTTTTCGAGCACCCCGAACAGTTCGCAGGGCACGCTGAGGGCCATTTCGGCCAAGCTGGCGGTGTTGCTGGCCCGGGAGATGCTCTCCGCCAGCCAGGAGGGCGAACGCTGTCGCGCGCTCTTCAGCTCCACGCTGCAGTGGTCCTGTCCGGACATCTCCACCATTAAGGCGGTGGTGCAACTGGCCTGGGCCTCCTCCTGCGGCAATCTGCAAGCCttgggcagcagcaacggctgCGATTTTGAGGATGAGGTGGTCGTGCCGGACAGCCAGGACTTTAGCATGTGCAAGGAGGCTCTCGAAGTGCTCACCATCTCGTTCATTCTCAATCCGAGCGCCAACGAGGCGCTCAGCGGCGATGCCAATTGGGCGAAATTCATCACCTCCATTGTGCTGAAGAATCCCCTGCGGCACGTGCGACAGGTGGCCTCCGAGCAGCTGTTCCTCGCCTCCACCTACTGTGCCGGCGATCGCCGTCCGTTCATTTACATGGTTAATCTGCTGGTGAGCGCCTTGAAGACGCTGGTGCCCCAGTACGAGGCCACCTGCGCCGAGTTCTTTTCGGTTCTGTGCCGCACTCTGTCCTACGGTTGCATCTACAACTGGCCCCTGCAGATTGGCGAAGATCTGCTGGGGGACGAGATCAAGTGGCTGCAGAAGATACGCGAGAATGTCAAGGCCACGGGGGACACCCAAGTGCACGAGGAGCTGCTCGAGGGACACCTGTGCTTGGCCAAGGAGCTGATGTTCTTTCTGGTGCCCGACTCGAAGGCCCAGCTCAACGAACTGATACACGAGCTCATCGATGACTTTCTATTTACGGCATCGCGTGAATATCTGCATTTACGACGACACGGCACCCTCAGGCAGGACACCGTACCACCGCCCGTCTGCCGCAGTCCACACACAATAGCAGCCGCTTGCGATCTCCTCATAGCCTTGTGCCAGCTCTGTGTTCCTAATATGAAGCTACTCACCAATACACTCATTGATTTCGTCTGCACGG ACACCGATCCGCTGCGCGAATGGGACTACTTGCCGCCGGTGGGCGCCAGGCCCAGCAAAGGTTTCTGTGGTCTGAAAAACGCTGGGGCCACCTGCTACATGAACTCggtgctgcagcagctctATATGGTGCCGGCGGTGCGCGTGGGCATACTGAAAGCCCATGGGGCGGCCACCAACGATGGCGAGGACTTCAGCGGTGATTCAGAGATGACAACTGCCAGCCTGGGGGCGGCCTTTTTTTCGGTCCCCTCTGCGGCGATTGTATCGTTTTCGGCTTCCCTAGCTGGGGAGGATGAGTCCACGTCCGTGCGCAAGAACTACCATGTGGTAATCCTGAAGCATGTCCAGGCCATATTCGCCCATCTCGGTCACAGTGCACTGCAGTTCTATGTGCCACGCGGTCTCTGGACGCATTTCAA GTTGCAAGGCGAGCCAGTGAATCTGCGCGAACAGCAGGATGCCGTGGAGTTCTTTATGTCCCTGTTCGAGAGCCTCGACGAGGGCCTCAAGGCATTGGGGCAGCCGCAGCTGATGAACGCCACGCTGGGCGGATCGTTCAGCGATCAGAAGATCTGTCAAGAGTGTCCGCATCGCTACTCCAAAGAGGAACCATTTAGTGTATTTAGTGTCGATATTAGGAATCATAGCTCATTAACCGAATCTCTGGAGCAGTACGTCAAGGGGGAGCTGCTCGAGGGAGCCGATGCATACCATTGTGATAAATGTGATAAAAAA GTAGTTACCGTTAAGCGGCTATGTGTGAAGAAGCTGCCACCCGTGTTAGCCATACAATTGAAGCGCTTTGAATACGACTACGAGCGCGTCTGTGCGATTAAGTTTAATGATTATTTTGAGTTTCCTCGTATCCTGGATATGGAGCCCTACACAG TTTCTGGCCTAGCTAAGCTCGAGGGCGAGGTGGTGGAGGTGGGTGATAATTGTCAAACAAATgttgaaacaacaaaatacgAACTGACGGGCATCGTGGTGCACAGCGGCCAGGCATCCGGCGGCCATTACTTCAGCTACATACTCTCCAA AAACCCAGCGAATGGCAAATGCCAATGGTACAAGTTTGACGATGGCGAGGTGACCGAATGCAAAATGCACGAGGACGAAGAAATGAAGGCTCAATGCTTTGGCGGCGACTACATGGGCGAGATCTATGACAACAATCTAAAGCGTATGCAGTATCGCCGCCAGAAGCGCTGGTGGAATGCCTACATGCTGTTCTACACCCGCTGCGATCAGACGCCCGTGCCGTTCGAGCCGAGCGTAGAGCAATTGTCGCTCACCGAAAGCCGGAATATggtactgccactgcccaaGCCCATCGAGAGGAGCGTTAG ACATCAAAACATACGGTTTCTGCATTCACGTAGCATTTTCTCCGTAGAGTTTTTCAATTTTATTAAAAAGCTTGTCAGCTGTAGTATACCCTCGGCGAGGAGCGATAAGATT ACACCCGCTGCCGAGGAGCTGTCCCTGTTGGGCGTCCAATTGGCATCGCAGTTTCTGTTTCACACAGGTTTCCGCACGAAGAAGTCGCTACGCGGCCCCGTCATTGAATG GTACGATACGCTTTCACATCACATACGTTCCTCGGCGCTGGTGCGCAAATGGTTTGCCAATCATGCCCTGCTCTCCCCACCATCGCGTCTCGGGGAATACATACTGATGGCCCCGTCGCCGGAGGTGCGCGCCGTGTTTGTCAAGTTGGTTGTGTTCTTCTGCCATTTCGCCATCAACGATGACCCGCTGGTCGGCTACGAGGGCACCAATCTCTGCGAACAGGTGCTCATCAGTGTGCTGCGCCTGCTCAAGTCCGAGGCGGCCGACTACGGCAAGCACTTGCCCCACTATTTCAGTTTGTTCAGCATGTACGTGGGTCTGGGGACGCGCGAGAAGCAGCAGCTACTGAAG CTCAATGTGCCGCTGCAGTTTATGCTGGTGGCGCTGGACGATGGGCCTGGTCCGTCCATCAAGTACCAGTATCCGGAGTTCAGCAAGCTCCATCAGGTGGTCTCGCATCTGGTGCGATGCAGCGACGTGAGCGACAAGTGCCAGAGCTCCAATCAGACGGGCAGTCCACAGGCCAGTCCCCTGCCCAATCCCTTCAAGGACTCCAGTGTGGCCCACGAAGAGCTAACGCCGCTGTCCAGCGAGTGCATGGACCTCCTCTTTAACAGAACAGG ATACATCAAGAAAGTCATCGAGGACACGAACGTGGGCGATGAGGGGCTGAAGCTGCTCCAGTACTGCAGTTGGGAGAATCCGCACTTCTCACGGGCCGTCCTCACCGAACTGCTGTGGCAGTGTGGCTTCGCCTACTGCCACGATATGCGCCACCACACGGATCTGCTGCTGAACATTCTGCTGATCGACGACTCCTGGCAGCACCATCGCATCCACAACGCCCTCAATGGCGTCGCCGAGGAGCGGGAGGGCCTGCTGGACACGATACAGCGGGCCAAGACGCACTACCAGAAGCGCGCGTATCAGATCATCAAATGCCTAACGCAGCTCTTCCACAAGTCCCCGATTGCCCTGCAGATGTTGAACACAAATCCGACCATCTCGCGCCACTGGAGCATTGCAGTAGAGTGGCTGCAAGACGAGCTGGAGCGGCAGCGCGGCATCGGGTGTCAGTACAACTCGTACTCGTGGTCGCCACCAGCACAGAGCAACGACAACACCAACGGCTACATGCTGGAGCGATCGCTGTCGGCAAAGAACACCTGGAACCTGGCCTACGAGCTCTGTCCGGAGGAGGTTAGCGAGAAGACG GATCAGGATGAGAATAACGAATCCGACTTGGACTCCAATCTGGATGAGAACAAGCAGGAGgcggggcagcagcagcagcagcccacgGCTGCGCAGACGGAGACCGGTACGTCCGGCTCTGATCCGACGCCTGAGAACAAGCCGAACGCCATAATCAACAGTGACCAATCGACGTGGCCGACTCGCATCGAGACCAATCCCATTCCGCGTCTGTCACGCCAGCTCTTTGGGGCATACACATCGACGGGAGGCAGCAGCCCCTTCGGAACGGTGGCACCCACTGTCATCAGCTCCGCCGCCACCACTGGAGGAACCACTGGAGGGGGCGCGACGACTGGCAGCGGGGCAAACAGCGAGACGGAGAGCAGTGCCCAAGAGACGACCACAGTGGAGACCACGGCGAACATAAACGGGCTGACCAACAGCCTGGATCACATAGAGATATCATCAGTGAAAAAG GGCTTGCGCAATCGCACCGCAGCCACGAAGGGGGGAAAACTGCCGCCGGTGATGTTcccacatcatcatcatcagcaggtGACGACCGCGGAGCTGCCACAACATCCGCAACATtcgcaacaacaacagcaacatccGCAACAGAAACTGAAACTACAGTCACatcaactacaactacaacaacaacaaccacaactcCAACTACAGCTACAAcccaaacaacaacaacaactattgcaacaacaacaactacaacagcaacaacaacaacaacagcagcaacaacaactacgTGGTGATATTAGCAAGAGTTCCTCCAGCCGCTTAATTTAA